A DNA window from Trypanosoma brucei brucei TREU927 chromosome 10, whole genome shotgun sequence contains the following coding sequences:
- a CDS encoding aldehyde dehydrogenase, putative (similar to Succinate semialdehyde dehydrogenase (EC 1.2.1.24) (NAD(+)-dependentsuccinic semialdehyde dehydrogenase). (Swiss-Prot:P51650) (Rattus norvegicus)), translating into MMLPTSTIILNFFFFLLVALRLNSRTPAHSFTHPRRKKRKSRPKRRKRKSGRFRRKGKYKMRKTTRLLSRAVFDLSNAEAFRSGRVLNQPTSFINGCFVTSGAADVISVEDPCTNVTIGDIPNLGKDETLQAIAVAQKAFETWKDTVPRTRAVILHRWAQLIYHHRNSLGSLLSRESGKVVQEGVDECLYAARFLEWYAGEAERAYGDVVGSPRPDVSTTVLRRPVGVVGAITPWNFPSAMVTRVVGGALAAGCAVVLKPSELTPFSALALAQLAVEAGVPDGVFNIVTGNAAPIGDAVLDSFDVRKISFTGSTRVGKYIYRRSASTMKKLGLELGGNAPFIVFSDAEVDRAVTGLMNAKFRAAGQACISANRVFVHSTVYGDFMTRLLERVNSIRVGNNFDPSSTMGALVSSSAVERVVSLVQDAVEKGAKVEAGGRRLSGPGYFFEPTVLSGVNHDTMRCCQEEIFGPIIPIITFDDDTEAIRLANATPAGLAAYVYTQDYRRQKQIMEQLSFGMIGINDSGLSSPCAPFGGVKESGLGRDGSKYGIDAFLDVKYVLESRV; encoded by the coding sequence ATGATGTTACCGACTTCAACTATCATCTtgaacttctttttttttttattggttgCGTTGAGGTTGAATTCCAGGACCCCTGCTCACTCATTTACCCATCcacggagaaaaaaaaggaaaagccgCCCGaagcgaaggaaaagaaagagcggGAGGTTtagaaggaaggggaaatataAAATGCGAAAGACGACTCGTCTACTGTCGAGGGCTGTTTTCGACTTGAGCAACGCTGAAGCATTCCGTTCTGGGCGTGTCTTGAATCAACCAACCTCCTTCATCAACGGTTGTTTTGTGACTTCCGGTGCTGCGGACGTGATTTCAGTTGAGGATCCTTGCACTAATGTTACTATTGGCGATATTCCCAACTTAGGGAAGGATGAAACGCTGCAGGCAATTGCGGTGGCTCAGAAAGCCTTTGAAACATGGAAGGATACCGTGCCCCGCACACGTGCAGTCATACTTCATCGATGGGCGCAGTTAATATATCATCACAGAAATTCCCTCGGTTCTCTCCTCTCCCGAGAGTCGGGGAAAGTTGTGCAAGAAGGTGTTGACGAATGCCTGTACGCCGCACGGTTCCTTGAATGGTATGCGGGAGAGGCGGAACGCGCTTATGGGGATGTTGTGGGAAGTCCTCGCCCTGATGTTTCAACAACTGTGTTGCGGCGGCCTGTGGGTGTAGTGGGTGCCATCACTCCGTGGAACTTCCCGTCAGCAATGGTCACGCGAGTTGTGGGTGGGGCTCTTGCTGCAGGTTGTGCCGTTGTGTTGAAACCATCAGAACTAACTCCATTCAGTGCACTTGCACTCGCCCAGTTGGCAGTTGAAGCAGGCGTGCCCGACGGGGTGTTTAATATCGTTACTGGAAACGCGGCACCCATCGGTGATGCGGTTCTGGATAGTTTTGATGTGCGTAAGATTTCTTTCACCGGGTCCACCAGAGTTGGTAAGTACATATACCGGCGCTCCGCAAGCACCATGAAGAAGTTAGGGTTGGAGCTTGGTGGAAACGCACCATTTATCGTGTTCAGTGACGCTGAGGTGGATCGCGCGGTCACTGGACTCATGAATGCGAAGTTTCGTGCTGCGGGACAGGCATGCATAAGCGCCAACCGTGTTTTCGTGCACTCCACGGTTTACGGTGACTTCATGACGAGGTTGCTGGAGAGGGTGAACTCAATCCGTGTGGGGAATAACTTTGACCCGTCTTCAACGATGGGCGCACTTGTCAGCAGTTCCGCAGTCGAGCGTGTGGTGTCGCTGGTGCAAGATGCGGTGGAAAAGGGAGCCAAGGTGGAAGCAGGAGGTCGGCGCTTATCAGGTCCTGGGTACTTTTTCGAACCCACAGTACTTTCCGGTGTAAACCACGATACGATGCGCTGCTGTCAGGAGGAGATATTTGGTCCTATTATACCCATAATTACGTTTGATGACGATACGGAGGCTATACGTTTGGCCAACGCGACTCCTGCAGGTCTGGCAGCTTATGTGTACACGCAGGATTACCGTAGGCAGAAGCAAATAATGGAGCAACTGAGTTTTGGTATGATTGGGATTAATGACAGTGGTTTATCATCACCCTGTGCTCCATTCGGCGGTGTCAAAGAAAGTGGGTTGGGTCGGGATGGCTCAAAGTACGGCATTGACGCGTTTCTCGACGTTAAATATGTTCTGGAGTCACGTGTGTAG
- a CDS encoding hypothetical protein, conserved (check underlying sequence - possible longer orf): protein MSVSPEPVVQSNVLYSDEKGEFRYQEGLQYMQNGELEKAILAFSKASFFAPHKPHPFIASAECHVSLYDFQGAVKQYRRSLWLLRSSNGRSNCCSRASGTGRDSRSFFSPQGRPTTAADGSSTAFGSDLMDCNGLDGVSFSVSTDVTGHTIFRRGSSACTTEPYDDASLERAVRRRLAGILDALSIVLFNVEDYEQALRFTDESLELCKDPQVVLHRCAYLIALEREDEAEKVLDKHIEENPSFFILSCSLLVHIYCLRQSFSPAKALLERVPLEERQHPQVLLAQHIFSRTYKTYRNRSIDHSDLQGLTRCISVFPGDSTLLLERAKHYIAKGMDRKAVTDLFRCISASEGRHAHAIDLMTETLFRLGSSNDGQSTTADAIKYYTTSLMWRQDNIPVLLARGECYIKMGDYQKALFDFLTVDRISPKHPEATQRIAVLHDIHGCELHREGKHEEAEREFSTAIATCSTEPVFFYHRARCRFDMNQPRYALRDVLSCYNLNPTDPQIRNFVHAHLSAFDQKVIAGGEHGGDLLGGLPGVTRPSPPNRQNVTKSTGMLRQNRRDKQLVEGKRLILMREGDGLSRAFGDTLTCRKVPLALSDKGSRGHSTTCT from the coding sequence ATGTCGGTGTCGCCTGAACCAGTCGTGCAGTCGAATGTTCTCTACTCTGACGAGAAGGGCGAGTTCAGGTACCAGGAGGGACTTCAGTACATGCAGAACGGGGAGTTGGAGAAGGCGATCCTGGCGTTTTCCAAAGCATCCTTCTTTGCTCCACACAAACCGCACCCGTTCATTGCCTCCGCAGAATGCCATGTCTCGCTCTATGATTTCCAAGGCGCTGTGAAGCAGTACCGCCGATCCCTATGGCTGCTTCGGTCATCGAACGGGCGCAGTAATTGCTGTTCGCGTGCCTCAGGTACGGGGCGTGATAGCcgctcatttttttccccgcAAGGGAGACCAACTACCGCAGCAGATGGTAGTTCAACTGCCTTTGGGAGTGATTTGATGGATTGTAATGGGTTAGATGGAGTGTCATTTTCTGTAAGTACAGATGTTACAGGACACACCATTTTTCGCAGAGGAAGTTCCGCTTGTACCACGGAACCGTATGATGATGCCTCACTTGAGAGGGCGGTGCGGCGCCGACTGGCCGGTATTCTCGACGCGCTGAGCATTGTTTTGTTCAACGTGGAGGACTATGAGCAAGCCCTCCGTTTTACTGACGAGTCACTGGAATTATGTAAAGATCCGCAAGTGGTTTTGCACCGTTGCGCTTACCTGATCGCACTTGAGCGCGAGGATGAAGCGGAGAAAGTTTTAGATAAGCATATTGAAGAGAACCCCTCATTCTTTATTCTTAGCTGTTCTCTGCTTGTCCACATCTACTGCCTTCGTCAGTCGTTCAGTCCCGCGAAGGcgttgttggaaagggtTCCTCTAGAGGAGCGGCAGCATCCCCAAGTTCTGCTGGCACAGCACATATTTAGTCGCACTTACAAAACTTACCGTAATCGCTCCATCGACCATTCGGACCTGCAAGGACTTACCCGTTGTATTTCGGTGTTTCCAGGTGATTCTACCTTGCTATTAGAGCGCGCCAAACACTATATTGCCAAGGGAATGGACAGGAAAGCAGTTACTGATTTGTTTCGCTGCATCAGCGCTTCTGAGGGAAGACATGCACATGCCATCGACTTAATGACAGAAACGCTGTTTCGTCTTGGTTCAAGCAATGATGGCCAAAGTACAACAGCCGATGCAATCAAATACTACACTACTTCCCTGATGTGGCGGCAAGACAACATCCCCGTGTTGCTTGCCCGTGGTGAGTGTTACATTAAGATGGGGGATTATCAAAAGGCATTATTCGACTTCTTGACTGTGGACAGAATATCCCCGAAACACCCCGAAGCAACGCAGCGAATTGCTGTGTTGCACGATATACACGGTTGTGAACTTCATAGAGAAGGGAAACATGAAGAAGCAGAGAGGGAGTTTAGTACCGCCATTGCGACGTGCAGTACGGAGCCGGTGTTTTTTTACCATCGCGCGAGATGTCGCTTTGATATGAACCAACCACGCTATGCCTTGAGGGATGTGCTGTCATGTTACAACTTGAATCCAACGGATCCCCAAATCCGTAACTTTGTACATGCACATCTCTCAGCATTTGATCAGAAGGTTATAGCTGGTGGTGAGCATGGCGGGGACCTTTTGGGGGGCCTGCCAGGTGTCACGCGTCCTTCGCCTCCCAACCGCCAAAATGTCACCAAGTCTACTGGGATGCTACGGCAAAATCGGAGAGACAAGCAGCTAGTGGAGGGCAAGCGCCTAATATTGATGAGGGAGGGTGACGGGTTGTCAAGAGCATTTGGAGACACTTTAACCTGTAGGAAGGTTCCACTTGCATTGTCTGATAAGGGTAGCCGTGGCCACTCCACGACATGTACCTAA
- a CDS encoding 5'-3' exoribonuclease XRND, putative (XRND: pers. comm. C. Clayton, University of Heidelberg; similar to Protein dhp1 (Swiss- Prot:P40848) (Schizosaccharomyces pombe)) — protein MGIAGFYLWLKRWYASCMEDVPQCVVEAASKSSPPPKEYMQSHKFDNLYLDLNGLVHPCCHDTSPLPEPESEEEMFERVFTQIDLVFKVVRPRKCLILCVDGVAPQSKMNQQRSRRFRAAEERAEGEVMSAKCADVLLEKGLPYPKVRERWDHNVITPSTPFMERLGLAIEWFVVKKVNEDPLWKKVAVVFSDAHVPGEGEHKIMQYIRGLRMQPGYDPDTSHVIYGMDADLISLGLSTHEKSVTILRNQLNETFNAAHGKFCYFSLVKFRECLKRDFDGIKEMSFERVVDDFIFLCFFVGNDFLPHVPLISIKTRGVELLLDHYVNEFASHSYLTDGGEVRFKALSSFLARFLNDYGSVLRDESSFGERAKERGRGNVAERVNKYQVELKKVLASVKRDKTNAQEVSDTAHKLMVSALKERVSFVGDKGSLGFTYHDEDYRDKYYQKKFGWDPEKRSKFEKRVKRCCAEYLRGTQWVMRYYTSGCPSWNWFYPYHYAPLLDDLARFTDSVDVEFERGTPRHPVVQLLAVLPRMSVGGLPVELHGAVLDPNSVFGPFYPDHVDVDYSEAIFAYQGVLRLPFIDCKEIEAACNTLVELQPDSGVTLLICNSGSKLSIMLEEYLGGVPKKKKRSSMKPIPTEVAAKFPIAGRVGYYRNEWKRDVQIVCPDAAIAEKTAHGGAIECNAARCYRYELDELAVYRPELLLKYGMDGPPKAVTAEEVSVGDVAAQPEETTNVKDSSPDAQYPETATVAGECSTRRKKRARVEVPPADPFNGSDDPPQKKPRLKKAAKKRGADRVIGR, from the coding sequence ATGGGGATTGCCGGTTTTTACCTGTGGTTGAAGCGTTGGTACGCATCTTGCATGGAGGATGTTCCGCAGTGCGTGGTTGAAGCCGCTTCGAAGTCGTCTCCACCTCCAAAGGAGTATATGCAGTCACATAAGTTCGACAACTTGTATTTGGATCTGAACGGGCTCGTTCACCCATGCTGTCACGATACGTCTCCGCTACCTGAGCCCGAGTCGGAGGAAGAAATGTTTGAGCGTGTTTTTACTCAAATAGATCTTGTGTTTAAGGTGGTGAGGCCACGGAAATGCCTTATTCTCTGTGTGGACGGTGTTGCACCACAGAGTAAGATGAATCAGCAGCGAAGCCGGCGTTTTCGCGCTGCAGAGGAGCGAGCGGAAGGTGAAGTGATGTCGGCGAAGTGTGCCGATGTGTTGTTAGAGAAGGGCCTACCTTACCCCAAGGTGAGGGAACGTTGGGATCACAATGTTATCACACCCTCAACACCGTTCATGGAGCGCCTGGGTCTTGCCATTGAATGGTTTGTTGTGAAGAAGGTAAATGAGGACCCATTGTGGAAGAAAGTTGCCGTTGTCTTTTCCGATGCACACGTCCCCGGTGAAGGTGAGCATAAGATTATGCAATACATCCGTGGTCTTCGGATGCAGCCGGGCTACGATCCGGATACGTCTCACGTTATTTATGGCATGGATGCTGACCTCATCAGTCTCGGACTCTCGACTCATGAGAAGAGTGTGACCATTTTGCGAAACCAACTCAACGAAACGTTCAATGCAGCTCATGGAAAGTTTTGCTACTTTAGCTTGGTTAAATTTCGTGAGTGTTTGAAAAGGGATTTTGATGGCATTAAGGAGATGAGTTTCGAGCGTGTCGTCGacgattttatttttttatgtttttttgtcggGAATGACTTTCTTCCGCACGTTCCCTTAATATCGATCAAAACGAGAGGTGTCGAGCTTCTGTTAGACCACTACGTTAACGAATTTGCAAGTCACTCGTATTTAACAGATGGTGGAGAGGTGAGATTTAAAGCTCTGTCTTCGTTCTTAGCTCGATTCCTGAATGACTATGGTTCTGTCTTGAGGGACGAATCCTCGTTTGGGGAGCGAGCGAAAGAGCGAGGGAGAGGCAACGTGGCGGAGCGGGTGAACAAATACCAGGTTGAACTCAAAAAGGTTTTGGCAAGCGTTAAACGTGACAAAACCAATGCCCAGGAGGTTAGTGACACCGCTCACAAATTGATGGTGTCTGCTTTGAAGGAACGAGTGTCATTTGTTGGGGACAAAGGTTCACTAGGTTTTACGTATCACGACGAGGATTACCGAGATAAGTACTACCAGAAGAAATTCGGATGGGACCCTGAGAAACGGTCCAAGTTTGAGAAGAGAGTTAAACGCTGTTGTGCGGAGTATTTGCGGGGAACTCAATGGGTGATGCGGTACTACACATCTGGTTGCCCTTCGTGGAACTGGTTCTATCCGTATCATTATGCCCCATTGCTGGACGACTTGGCTCGCTTTACAGACTCAGTGGACGTTGAGTTTGAGCGAGGCACACCGAGGCATCCCGTGGTGCAGCTGCTTGCGGTGTTACCGCGCATGAGTGTTGGGGGGCTGCCCGTGGAGTTGCACGGCGCCGTGTTAGATCCAAACTCTGTCTTCGGTCCATTTTACCCAGATCACGTGGATGTAGACTACAGCGAGGCAATTTTTGCCTATCAAGGCGTGTTGCGATTACCTTTTATCGACTGTAAGGAAATCGAAGCTGCCTGCAATACCCTAGTCGAGCTTCAACCCGACTCCGGCGTTACACTTTTGATATGCAACAGCGGGAGTAAGTTAAGCATCATGTTGGAGGAATACTTGGGGGGAGTtccgaagaagaaaaaaaggagttcTATGAAGCCCATCCCCACCGAGGTAGCTGCGAAGTTTCCCATTGCCGGGCGAGTTGGTTACTATAGGAATGAGTGGAAACGCGACGTCCAAATTGTGTGTCCCGATGCCGCCATCGCAGAGAAGACGGCACATGGCGGAGCGATAGAGTGCAATGCGGCCCGCTGCTACCGCTATGAGCTCGACGAGCTGGCGGTGTACCGCCCCGAACTTCTGTTGAAGTACGGAATGGATGGGCCACCAAAGGCCGTGACGGCTGAGGAGGTATCCGTCGGTGATGTGGCAGCTCAACCTGAGGAGACTACAAATGTGAAAGATTCTTCCCCCGATGCACAATATCCGGAGACAGCTACAGTTGCCGGGGAATGTTCCACTCGACGGAAGAAGCGGGCGCGTGTAGAAGTGCCGCCTGCTGACCCCTTCAATGGTAGTGATGATCCACCACAAAAGAAACCTCGTCTCAAGAAAGCTGCCAAGAAACGGGGAGCCGACAGAGTCATTGGGCGCTGA
- a CDS encoding small GTPase, putative (similar to GB:AAH08065.1: Di-Ras2 {Homo sapiens}): MNLRGDGSAQKYASVPTLYNVVVLGCERVGKSTFIDQVMKGTFRSDYVPTTLETFIHRTTVDGRNYVLHLCDSSGSEAFVRHRLLYLARADGVLLFYSTTDKESLASVVGWVKELREARHNIGVKAAMPILLVGTKRDDRRSRVVTMPEAEAVARSCLSALSLKMQHMNRKKVVEAEGFAKLVRDAISSTLPVVEVSALRTNEVLHALRIMILMISNFSKRRLPAPVTLTSSIEFATPPSLTPCFTSFDERPGSAFFRMRSPIRALGERSNIAVGGTTSPSAVVVKRTPSLVGVAVASRRNSAARRNTVDAVRGPTECEDGSAPWCSDVVLVGGTEPEPFSALHENGYCVSEGPPNQTETQSTLLRSLSHDGEVHACGLERQKKRELSGRRREVGCTGSCVIM; encoded by the coding sequence ATGAACCTACGTGGTGATGGGAGTGCGCAAAAATACGCCTCTGTTCCGACGTTATATAATGTAGTCGTTCTTGGATGTGAACGTGTTGGTAAGAGCACCTTCATTGACCAGGTGATGAAAGGGACATTCCGTAGCGATTACGTGCCGACGACCCTGGAGACGTTTATACACAGAACGACAGTGGACGGCAGGAATTATGTTTTGCATCTATGCGACTCCTCTGGAAGTGAGGCGTTTGTGCGCCACCGGTTGCTCTATCTCGCGCGCGCGGACGGTGTTCTGCTTTTCTACTCAACGACGGACAAGGAGTCCCTAGCATCTGTAGTTGGGTGGGTAAAAGAGTTGAGGGAAGCGCGTCACAATATTGGGGTTAAGGCTGCGATGCCCATTCTGCTGGTGGGAACGAAGCGGGACGACCGTCGTAGTCGTGTGGTCACTATGCCAGAGGCGGAAGCCGTTGCAAGGTCATGTCTCTCGGCACTTTCGCTGAAGATGCAGCACATGAACAGGAAAAAggttgtggaggctgaggGATTTGCCAAACTGGTGCGTGACGCGATTTCTTCTACACTTCCTGTTGTGGAAGTTTCCGCGTTACGCACAAATGAGGTATTGCATGCGTTGCGTATCATGATTCTAATGATAAGTAACTTCTCAAAGAGAAGACTTCCCGCGCCGGTAACCTTGACCTCCTCGATAGAGTTTGCTACACCCCCTTCCTTGACGCCGTGTTTTACATCGTTTGACGAACGACCTGGCAGTGCATTCTTCCGTATGCGCTCTCCCATAAGAGCATTGGGGGAGCGATCTAATATTGCCGTTGGAGGCACCACATCACCGAGTGCTGTGGTTGTAAAGCGAACTCCCAGTTTGGTGGGTGTCGCTGTTGCATCAAGACGTAATTCCGCCGCCCGAAGAAATACCGTTGATGCCGTGCGGGGACCAACAGAGTGCGAAGACGGGAGTGCTCCCTGGTGCTCGGATGTTGTATTGGTTGGAGGGACCGAGCCAGAACCTTTTTCAGCTTTGCATGAAAATGGATACTGTGTATCTGAAGGTCCCCCAAATCAGACGGAAACACAGTCTACGCTTCTTCGTAGCCTTTCACATGATGGAGAGGTGCACGCGTGTGGGTTGGAACGTCAGAAGAAGCGGGAGCTGTCTGGTCGTCGCCGGGAGGTGGGATGCACAGGTTCGTGTGTAATCATGTAG